The following coding sequences lie in one Maribacter forsetii DSM 18668 genomic window:
- the mtaB gene encoding tRNA (N(6)-L-threonylcarbamoyladenosine(37)-C(2))-methylthiotransferase MtaB, translated as MKKKVAFYTLGCKLNFSETSTIARSFADEGFDRVDFSEEADMYVINTCSVTDNADKKFKTIVKKAQKINPDAFVAAVGCYAQLKPEELADVDGVDLVLGATEKFKITDYINDLTKNDHGKVHSCEIADADFYVGSYAIGDRTRAFLKVQDGCDYKCTYCTIPLARGISRSDTLENVLKNAADISEQGIKEIVLTGVNIGDYGKGEFGNKKHEHTFLELVEALDDVDGIHRLRISSIEPNLLKNETIEFVSQSKTFVPHFHIPLQSGSDDLLKLMKRRYMTNLYKERVEKIKEVMPNCCIGVDVIVGFPGETEEHFLETYHFLNDLDISYLHVFTYSERDNTPAATMDGVVPNKVRSKRSKMLRGLSVKKRRAFYESQLGNELTVLFEGENKEGYIHGFTENYVKVKSPWNPELVNTLHEVKLTEIDADGLVRFEFVNEKIEA; from the coding sequence ATGAAGAAGAAGGTGGCTTTTTACACTTTGGGGTGTAAGTTGAATTTTTCAGAAACTTCTACCATAGCCCGTAGTTTTGCAGATGAGGGGTTTGATAGGGTAGATTTTTCAGAAGAAGCGGATATGTATGTAATTAATACATGTTCTGTAACCGATAATGCCGATAAGAAATTTAAAACTATTGTAAAAAAAGCACAAAAGATAAATCCTGATGCTTTTGTGGCTGCCGTTGGTTGTTATGCACAATTAAAGCCAGAAGAATTAGCCGATGTTGATGGGGTTGATTTGGTTTTAGGTGCAACGGAAAAATTTAAAATCACTGACTACATAAATGATTTAACCAAAAATGATCACGGCAAGGTTCATTCTTGTGAAATAGCCGATGCTGATTTTTACGTTGGTAGTTATGCAATTGGAGATAGAACAAGAGCTTTCTTGAAAGTTCAAGATGGGTGCGATTATAAATGTACCTATTGCACAATTCCGTTAGCACGTGGTATATCTAGAAGCGATACTTTAGAAAATGTTTTAAAAAATGCTGCGGATATTTCTGAGCAAGGAATTAAAGAAATTGTTTTAACCGGAGTAAATATAGGTGACTACGGTAAAGGTGAGTTTGGTAATAAAAAGCATGAACATACTTTTTTAGAATTGGTTGAAGCATTAGATGACGTAGATGGTATTCATCGTTTGCGTATTTCATCTATAGAGCCCAATCTATTAAAAAATGAGACAATTGAGTTTGTTTCTCAAAGTAAAACTTTTGTACCCCATTTTCATATTCCTTTACAAAGTGGAAGTGATGATCTTCTAAAGTTGATGAAGCGTCGCTATATGACCAATCTTTATAAAGAAAGGGTTGAAAAGATCAAGGAGGTAATGCCAAATTGCTGTATTGGTGTTGATGTAATTGTGGGGTTTCCGGGAGAAACCGAAGAACACTTTCTAGAAACGTATCATTTTTTGAATGATTTGGATATTTCCTACTTGCATGTTTTTACGTATTCAGAAAGAGATAATACCCCTGCTGCTACTATGGATGGCGTAGTGCCTAATAAGGTAAGGAGCAAAAGGAGTAAAATGTTACGTGGACTATCAGTAAAGAAAAGACGCGCATTTTATGAGAGTCAGCTTGGAAATGAATTAACGGTGTTGTTTGAAGGGGAAAATAAAGAAGGGTATATTCACGGGTTTACCGAGAATTACGTAAAAGTGAAATCTCCATGGAATCCAGAATTAGTAAACACATTGCATGAAGTAAAGCTTACCGAGATTGATGCAGATGGATTAGTGAGATTCGAATTTGTAAATGAAAAAATAGAAGCGTAA
- a CDS encoding GlmU family protein — MNFILFDGPRRNHLLPFTFTRPVSEIRVGIMTLKERWEAYLKASVTSLTEEYLSIKYPVKLEDSNIFIDASVLPSISLIKTIHSLKENEVVKSGDLIVAYSSASVRNSDEFSNFTDIEFKNDLVQINNTWDIFDKNADILQSDFDFITKGRKSQPISETNQLIHPERIFLEEGAKVEFSILNATDGPIYLGKNAEIWEGSLIRGALALCDNAIIKMGGKLYGATTIGPYSKVCGEVSNSVIFGYSSKGHEGYLGNAVLGEWCNIGADSNNSNLKNNYAKVRLWDYATERFEQTGLQFCGLMMGDHSKTAINTMFNTGTVIGVNSNIYVPGFPRNFVPSFSWGGASGFTAYQPAKAFDAAKVMMARRGVEFDEVEADILTHVFELTKKWRKY; from the coding sequence ATGAACTTTATTCTTTTTGATGGTCCTCGTAGGAATCATCTTTTGCCTTTTACGTTTACGCGTCCGGTCTCTGAAATTCGTGTGGGTATAATGACTTTGAAAGAACGATGGGAAGCTTATTTAAAGGCCTCCGTAACTTCTTTAACTGAAGAATATTTGAGTATTAAGTATCCGGTTAAATTAGAAGATTCAAATATATTCATAGATGCATCGGTTTTACCGTCCATTAGTTTAATAAAAACAATTCATTCGTTAAAAGAGAATGAGGTAGTAAAGTCAGGTGATTTAATAGTAGCTTATTCTAGTGCATCGGTTAGAAATTCTGATGAGTTTAGTAATTTTACTGATATAGAATTCAAAAATGATTTGGTTCAAATCAATAATACTTGGGATATTTTCGATAAAAATGCAGATATCTTACAGTCTGATTTCGATTTTATCACCAAAGGAAGAAAAAGTCAACCTATTTCAGAAACAAATCAATTGATTCACCCAGAGCGTATATTCCTAGAAGAAGGAGCAAAGGTGGAATTTAGTATTTTAAATGCTACTGACGGACCTATATATTTAGGAAAGAATGCTGAAATTTGGGAAGGTAGTCTTATACGTGGAGCTTTAGCGCTTTGTGATAATGCTATAATTAAAATGGGAGGTAAGCTTTACGGTGCTACTACTATTGGACCTTATAGTAAAGTTTGCGGTGAAGTAAGTAATTCCGTCATTTTTGGATATTCAAGTAAGGGTCATGAAGGCTATTTAGGGAACGCCGTACTAGGAGAGTGGTGTAATATTGGGGCGGATTCCAATAATTCCAATCTTAAAAATAATTACGCTAAAGTCCGTTTGTGGGATTACGCAACAGAGCGTTTTGAGCAAACGGGATTACAGTTTTGCGGACTTATGATGGGTGATCATAGTAAGACCGCTATTAATACCATGTTTAATACGGGAACGGTAATTGGGGTGAATTCCAATATATATGTTCCAGGATTTCCTAGAAATTTTGTTCCAAGTTTTAGTTGGGGCGGAGCGTCTGGGTTTACGGCATATCAGCCAGCAAAAGCATTTGATGCCGCAAAGGTAATGATGGCTAGAAGAGGGGTGGAGTTTGATGAAGTTGAAGCTGATATTCTAACCCACGTTTTCGAATTAACAAAGAAATGGAGAAAGTATTAA
- a CDS encoding type B 50S ribosomal protein L31, which translates to MKKDIHPENYRIVAFKDMSNEEVFLTKSTANTKETLEVDGVEYPLVKLEISRTSHPFYTGKSKLLDTAGRIDKFKNKYKKFVKEEKKEEE; encoded by the coding sequence ATGAAAAAAGACATACACCCAGAAAATTATAGAATCGTGGCCTTTAAGGACATGTCTAATGAAGAGGTATTTTTAACAAAATCAACAGCGAATACTAAAGAGACTTTAGAAGTTGACGGAGTTGAATATCCATTAGTTAAGTTGGAAATTTCAAGAACTTCTCATCCTTTTTACACTGGTAAATCTAAATTATTGGATACAGCTGGTCGTATCGATAAGTTCAAGAACAAGTACAAGAAATTTGTTAAAGAAGAGAAAAAAGAAGAAGAATAG
- a CDS encoding DUF4199 domain-containing protein, producing MEENQPKTGKFALNYGLLTGLVGVVFGVMLFVMEMHYEQSAAIQITQTLILAAGIIFAIIQFKKAGGGFLSLSNALKVGAGVALIAAIVGLLYFFILSNVIEPGYLDKVYEIGKIKAMTDNPSLTEEQVDQGIEMQKGFAWIMYPVGIVINVLIGLFFSLITGLILKKEEAAY from the coding sequence ATGGAAGAAAATCAACCTAAAACAGGAAAATTTGCACTGAATTACGGTTTACTCACCGGACTAGTTGGAGTCGTATTCGGAGTAATGCTATTTGTAATGGAGATGCATTATGAACAAAGTGCTGCTATACAAATAACCCAAACTTTAATTTTAGCTGCAGGTATCATTTTTGCAATCATTCAATTTAAAAAAGCGGGCGGCGGATTTTTAAGTCTTTCCAATGCTTTAAAGGTTGGAGCTGGAGTAGCATTAATAGCCGCCATAGTAGGGCTTCTATATTTCTTCATATTATCTAATGTAATTGAACCTGGCTATTTAGATAAGGTATATGAAATTGGAAAAATTAAAGCAATGACAGATAATCCTAGCCTAACTGAAGAACAAGTTGACCAAGGTATAGAAATGCAAAAAGGATTTGCCTGGATTATGTATCCTGTCGGTATTGTAATTAATGTACTTATCGGATTATTCTTCTCCTTAATCACCGGTTTAATCTTGAAAAAAGAAGAAGCTGCTTATTAA
- a CDS encoding glycosyltransferase family 2 protein, with the protein MQLSIVIPLLNEEESLKELHDWIVSVMQSNHFSYEILFVDDGSTDNSWNIISELSNENPSVKGIHFLRNYGKSQALHAGFKAVSGDVIITMDADLQDNPEEIPELYDMITNEGYELVSGWKKKRYDSIIFKNTPSKLFNWAARRTSGVRLHDFNCGLKAYTKDVVKNIEVSGEMHRYIPVLAKNAGFSKIGEKVVKHQARKYGKTKFGMERFINGFLDLLTIWFVSRFGKRPMHLFGALGVLMFLIGFGFAIYLGIDKLFINKFGRLITDRPQFYISLIAMVIGTQLFLAGFIGEILIRSKKEEKRYIVSEELNTALLE; encoded by the coding sequence ATGCAATTATCAATAGTAATTCCTTTACTTAACGAAGAAGAGTCACTTAAAGAACTTCATGATTGGATTGTATCTGTAATGCAATCCAATCATTTTTCATATGAAATACTCTTCGTTGATGATGGTAGTACAGATAATTCTTGGAATATCATTTCAGAATTATCCAATGAAAATCCTTCGGTAAAAGGAATTCATTTTTTACGTAACTACGGAAAATCGCAAGCATTACATGCCGGTTTTAAAGCCGTAAGCGGAGATGTTATTATCACTATGGATGCCGATTTACAAGATAACCCTGAGGAAATTCCGGAGTTATATGATATGATAACCAATGAAGGCTATGAATTGGTATCTGGATGGAAAAAAAAACGGTACGACTCTATCATTTTTAAAAACACGCCTTCAAAATTATTTAATTGGGCAGCTAGACGCACATCTGGAGTGCGACTTCATGATTTTAATTGTGGCTTAAAAGCATACACAAAAGACGTTGTCAAAAACATTGAAGTCTCTGGTGAAATGCATAGATACATACCTGTGCTTGCAAAAAATGCAGGTTTTTCTAAAATTGGAGAAAAAGTCGTAAAACATCAAGCTCGTAAATACGGTAAAACAAAATTTGGAATGGAACGTTTCATTAATGGATTTCTAGATTTATTGACCATTTGGTTCGTATCTAGATTTGGTAAACGACCTATGCACTTATTTGGTGCGTTAGGCGTTTTAATGTTTTTAATCGGGTTTGGCTTCGCCATCTATTTAGGTATTGATAAGTTATTCATCAACAAGTTTGGAAGATTAATTACAGACCGCCCACAATTTTATATTTCACTGATAGCCATGGTGATAGGAACTCAGTTGTTCTTAGCAGGGTTTATAGGGGAAATATTAATACGTTCTAAAAAAGAAGAAAAAAGATATATCGTTTCAGAAGAATTAAACACAGCACTTTTAGAATAG
- a CDS encoding phospho-sugar mutase has translation MDNILDTAKTWLTDFFDPAVKKEIEHLIANDKEELSDRFYKNMEFGTGGMRGVMGVGTNRINKYTLGKSTQGLSNYLNKVYKGEEIKVVIAFDCRHNSDTLARTVAEVFSANNIKVYLFSDLRTTPELSFAVRHLNCHAGIVLTASHNPPEYNGYKVYWTDGGQIVPPQDGEIISEINSLDFEDIKFSPNDSLIEVIDKEVDEAFISQSVAAGNFNAAGKDDFKIVFTSLHGTSITAIPEVLKRGGYENVTIIEEQAKPDGNFPTVKSPNPEESEALSMAVKKAEEIGADMVVGTDPDSDRLGIAVRNLDGEMEIVNGNQAMVLMTKFLLEKKKEKGFKGNEFIATTIVSTPMMEAMAKAYGVEFKTSLTGFKWIGKMIKDFPESEFIGGGEESFGYMVGDFVRDKDAVTSTLLACEIASQAKANGSSFYKDLIQCYVDYGFYKEHLVSITKKGISGAEEIKQMLKDFKENPVASVAGSKVKWIEDYNTSIAKNVLTGEEKTIDIPKSNVLIYETEDGTRIAARPSGTEPKVKFYISTNTKLEKTEDYKKVAAELENKVKSILAELNLA, from the coding sequence ATGGATAACATCCTTGATACCGCTAAAACCTGGTTAACCGATTTTTTCGACCCAGCTGTAAAAAAAGAAATTGAACACCTTATCGCTAACGACAAAGAAGAACTGAGCGACCGTTTCTATAAAAATATGGAATTTGGTACCGGTGGTATGAGAGGCGTTATGGGCGTAGGTACAAACCGTATTAACAAATACACCTTAGGTAAAAGCACACAGGGTCTTAGCAACTATTTAAACAAAGTCTACAAAGGCGAGGAAATTAAAGTAGTTATCGCTTTTGATTGCCGTCATAATAGTGACACGCTTGCAAGAACGGTGGCAGAAGTCTTTTCTGCCAACAATATTAAAGTTTACTTATTTTCAGATTTACGTACTACTCCAGAACTTTCGTTCGCAGTAAGACATTTAAATTGTCATGCAGGTATCGTATTAACGGCATCACATAATCCACCAGAATACAATGGTTACAAAGTATACTGGACAGACGGAGGACAAATTGTACCACCACAGGATGGAGAAATTATTTCTGAAATTAATTCTCTTGATTTTGAAGATATAAAATTCAGCCCCAACGATAGCCTTATCGAAGTAATAGATAAAGAAGTTGATGAAGCTTTTATTTCCCAATCTGTTGCAGCAGGTAATTTTAATGCCGCTGGAAAAGATGACTTTAAAATTGTCTTCACCTCATTACACGGAACTTCAATTACCGCTATTCCAGAAGTATTGAAACGTGGCGGGTATGAAAATGTAACTATCATTGAGGAACAAGCTAAACCTGACGGAAATTTCCCAACCGTTAAATCTCCCAATCCAGAGGAATCAGAAGCACTTTCTATGGCGGTTAAAAAAGCCGAAGAGATTGGTGCAGATATGGTTGTGGGTACAGATCCAGACAGTGACCGTTTAGGTATTGCCGTTCGTAATCTTGATGGGGAAATGGAAATTGTTAACGGAAACCAAGCTATGGTTTTGATGACAAAATTCCTTCTAGAAAAGAAAAAAGAAAAAGGATTTAAAGGCAATGAATTTATTGCGACTACTATAGTTTCTACCCCAATGATGGAAGCTATGGCCAAGGCATACGGCGTAGAGTTTAAAACTTCTCTTACCGGATTTAAATGGATCGGTAAAATGATCAAAGATTTTCCAGAATCTGAGTTTATTGGTGGTGGCGAAGAGAGCTTTGGTTATATGGTAGGTGATTTTGTACGCGATAAAGATGCGGTTACCTCTACCCTATTGGCATGTGAAATTGCTAGTCAAGCAAAAGCTAATGGTAGTTCTTTCTACAAAGACTTAATTCAATGTTATGTTGATTATGGCTTCTACAAGGAACATTTAGTTTCTATTACCAAAAAAGGAATTAGCGGTGCTGAAGAAATTAAGCAAATGTTGAAAGATTTCAAGGAAAACCCTGTAGCATCTGTAGCGGGTTCTAAAGTAAAGTGGATTGAAGACTACAACACTTCAATTGCTAAAAACGTTTTAACTGGCGAAGAGAAAACTATTGATATTCCAAAATCCAATGTTTTAATTTACGAAACTGAAGATGGAACTAGAATAGCAGCAAGACCAAGTGGAACAGAGCCAAAGGTAAAATTCTACATCAGTACAAATACCAAATTAGAAAAAACTGAAGATTATAAAAAAGTGGCTGCAGAACTTGAAAATAAAGTCAAGAGTATTCTTGCTGAGCTTAATTTAGCTTAA
- a CDS encoding ABC transporter ATP-binding protein, with the protein MNYFKKILRFAKPYKIYAILNIISNIFYALFSTLAMISLFPMLTVLFDKTEEVYTKPKWNGISELKDYGIDYLNYFVTERSKDSDPGEVLMFMVGIIITMFLLKNLFNYLAMYFITFLRNGVLKDLRNELYDKTVELPISYYSEKRKGDTIARITSDVLEIQHSFLSILELIVREPLTIIFTIIAMLSISPKLTLFVFLFLPLSGFLISLIGKSLKRKSDKVQSEQGYFLSILEETLGGLRVIKAFNSESVFAKKFQASTKRFFNFSNSLLNRQNLASPTSEFFGIAAIGVILWYGGQMVLVEKTLEGSLFITYMTLSYQILTPAKAISKASYSVKKGNAAAERVMEILETDNPISEIDNPINQETFDTAVNINNISFKYEDDYVLKNFNLTVEKGKTVALVGQSGSGKSTIANLVTRFYDVNEGDISIDGNNIKNLSKKSLRGLLGLVTQDSILFNDTVKNNIGLGKENATDEEIIEAAKIANAHDFIMDLPNGYDTNIGDSGNKLSGGQKQRLSISRAVLKNPPIMILDEATSALDTESERLVQDALEKMMKNRTSIVIAHRLSTIQNADTIVVLQKGEIVEQGTHTELLELNGTYKKLVQMQSLV; encoded by the coding sequence ATGAACTATTTCAAAAAGATTCTTCGCTTTGCGAAGCCTTACAAGATATATGCAATTTTAAATATTATATCTAACATCTTTTATGCACTGTTTTCAACATTGGCGATGATTTCATTATTTCCAATGTTGACGGTGTTATTTGATAAAACAGAAGAAGTATACACTAAACCGAAATGGAATGGCATATCTGAATTAAAAGATTACGGTATAGATTATCTAAACTATTTTGTAACGGAAAGAAGTAAAGATAGTGACCCTGGAGAAGTGCTAATGTTCATGGTTGGTATAATTATCACTATGTTCCTTCTAAAAAACCTTTTTAACTATCTAGCTATGTATTTCATTACGTTCTTACGTAATGGCGTACTTAAAGATTTACGTAACGAACTCTACGACAAGACTGTAGAATTACCTATTTCCTATTATTCTGAAAAGAGAAAAGGCGATACTATAGCCCGTATCACCTCTGATGTGCTAGAAATTCAGCATTCATTTTTGTCCATTTTAGAGCTGATTGTCAGGGAACCGTTAACTATAATTTTTACAATTATAGCCATGCTCTCTATTAGTCCGAAATTGACTTTGTTCGTTTTTCTATTTCTTCCGCTTTCGGGTTTTTTGATTTCATTAATCGGAAAATCGTTAAAACGAAAATCTGACAAAGTTCAAAGTGAGCAAGGTTACTTTCTATCTATTCTTGAAGAAACCTTAGGAGGATTGCGAGTTATAAAAGCTTTTAATTCGGAATCTGTATTTGCAAAGAAATTTCAAGCTTCAACTAAACGTTTTTTTAATTTTTCCAATAGCCTGCTAAATCGACAAAATTTGGCATCCCCTACAAGTGAATTTTTTGGTATTGCAGCCATTGGCGTAATTCTATGGTATGGCGGACAAATGGTTTTGGTGGAAAAAACTCTTGAAGGCAGTTTGTTTATTACTTACATGACTTTGTCATATCAAATATTAACTCCTGCTAAGGCTATAAGTAAAGCTTCTTACAGTGTTAAAAAAGGTAACGCAGCAGCAGAACGAGTAATGGAAATTTTAGAAACTGATAACCCTATTTCTGAAATTGATAATCCTATAAATCAAGAAACCTTTGATACAGCTGTAAACATTAACAACATCTCTTTTAAATACGAAGATGATTATGTATTGAAAAACTTCAACTTAACTGTTGAAAAAGGGAAAACCGTTGCCCTAGTTGGGCAATCCGGTAGTGGTAAAAGTACCATAGCAAATCTTGTTACTCGTTTCTATGATGTTAATGAGGGTGATATTAGCATTGATGGTAACAACATTAAAAACCTTAGTAAAAAGTCTTTACGTGGTTTACTGGGGTTAGTTACACAAGACTCTATCTTATTTAATGACACGGTTAAAAACAACATCGGATTAGGAAAAGAGAATGCCACTGATGAAGAAATTATTGAAGCTGCAAAAATTGCCAATGCCCATGATTTTATAATGGATTTACCCAATGGCTACGATACCAACATTGGTGATAGCGGTAATAAACTAAGTGGCGGACAAAAACAACGCTTATCTATTTCTAGAGCGGTTTTAAAAAATCCTCCAATCATGATTTTGGACGAAGCCACCTCTGCTTTAGATACCGAAAGCGAGCGCTTAGTACAAGATGCTCTTGAAAAGATGATGAAGAACAGAACTTCTATTGTTATTGCACATAGACTTTCTACTATACAAAATGCAGATACTATTGTTGTACTTCAAAAAGGAGAAATTGTTGAACAGGGTACTCATACAGAGCTTTTAGAACTAAATGGTACGTACAAAAAACTTGTACAGATGCAATCTTTGGTATAA
- a CDS encoding RNA polymerase sigma factor, translated as MIEEEALVLDLKTKSKQAQAFEVLVNTYKERLYWQIRSIVLNHQDADDVLQNTFIKVYKNIDGFKGDSKLFSWMYRIATNEALNFIKKRAKLQGVSDTDYQDKLVSNLEADVYFEGDEIQLQLQKAITTLPEKQKLVFNMKYFQELKYEEISEILNTSVGGLKASYHLAVKKLEQYLKED; from the coding sequence GTGATCGAAGAGGAAGCATTAGTATTGGATTTAAAAACAAAAAGCAAGCAGGCGCAAGCTTTTGAGGTATTGGTAAATACCTACAAAGAGCGGCTGTATTGGCAAATACGAAGTATTGTATTAAATCACCAAGACGCAGATGATGTTTTGCAAAATACCTTTATTAAAGTTTATAAAAACATAGACGGATTTAAAGGAGACAGCAAACTATTTTCTTGGATGTACCGTATTGCAACTAATGAAGCTTTAAATTTCATAAAAAAACGAGCTAAACTTCAAGGAGTTTCTGATACTGATTATCAAGATAAATTGGTGTCTAACTTAGAAGCAGATGTATATTTTGAAGGTGATGAAATTCAACTTCAACTTCAAAAAGCTATTACAACGCTTCCTGAAAAACAGAAGCTAGTTTTTAATATGAAATACTTTCAGGAGTTAAAATATGAAGAAATTTCAGAAATATTGAACACCTCTGTTGGCGGACTTAAAGCTTCTTACCATTTAGCTGTTAAAAAACTAGAACAGTATTTGAAAGAAGATTAA
- a CDS encoding WD40/YVTN/BNR-like repeat-containing protein: MRYIFLLVILMCSCSESKHPTTFNTVDIETIYSDSLSIRAIELIGNSLAFAANKGTFGTVDLVTGKVRANIEKYHTSVPSFRAVAHTNTDFFMLSIESPALLYKTGENGRMELVYKEEGEGVFYDAMTFMNDKDGIAIGDSVKGCLSVIITSDGGLTWTKLTCSQLPEGIDGEGAFAASNTNIKTIGDTIWMATTTGRILFSSDKGESWETYQTPIRNTVATEGIYSIDFYDESLGFAIGGDYTNPNNAVANKAITKDGGKTWNLVADGIAPGYKSCVQFVPGTNGNGLVAIGFTGISYSSDMGKSWKELSKEPFFTIRFKNDTIAYAAGKNRISKLTFK; the protein is encoded by the coding sequence ATGCGTTATATTTTTCTTTTAGTCATTTTGATGTGTTCATGTTCAGAAAGTAAGCATCCAACTACGTTTAATACGGTAGATATTGAAACCATATATTCAGATTCTTTAAGTATTAGGGCTATAGAACTGATAGGTAATAGTTTGGCATTCGCTGCAAATAAGGGCACGTTTGGTACTGTGGATTTGGTCACTGGTAAAGTACGTGCGAATATTGAAAAATACCACACTAGTGTACCTTCGTTTAGGGCAGTAGCCCATACGAATACCGATTTTTTTATGCTTTCAATTGAGTCGCCTGCACTTCTTTATAAAACAGGGGAAAACGGTAGAATGGAGCTAGTTTATAAAGAGGAGGGAGAAGGTGTTTTTTATGATGCCATGACTTTTATGAACGATAAAGACGGAATTGCCATAGGAGATTCTGTAAAGGGATGTTTAAGTGTTATTATAACTTCGGATGGTGGACTTACTTGGACAAAATTGACGTGTTCTCAATTACCGGAAGGTATTGATGGTGAAGGAGCTTTTGCGGCAAGTAATACTAATATCAAAACAATAGGGGATACTATTTGGATGGCGACCACAACTGGAAGAATTCTGTTTTCTTCGGATAAGGGTGAATCATGGGAAACTTATCAAACTCCCATCAGAAATACGGTAGCAACAGAGGGTATTTATTCCATAGATTTCTATGATGAAAGTTTAGGATTTGCCATTGGTGGAGATTACACAAATCCGAATAATGCTGTGGCTAATAAAGCGATTACCAAAGATGGAGGAAAAACTTGGAACTTGGTAGCTGACGGAATTGCCCCGGGTTATAAAAGTTGTGTGCAATTTGTTCCTGGTACTAATGGAAATGGGCTTGTAGCTATAGGTTTTACAGGTATATCGTATTCATCGGATATGGGTAAAAGTTGGAAAGAACTATCAAAGGAGCCTTTTTTTACTATACGTTTTAAAAATGATACTATAGCCTATGCTGCTGGTAAGAATCGTATATCTAAATTAACCTTTAAGTAG
- a CDS encoding RsmB/NOP family class I SAM-dependent RNA methyltransferase translates to MKLHRNLVFAVIDALNLIFNENEYADKVVQKVLRYDKRWGSRDRGFIAETTYEMVRYKRLYTEIAEVKAPFSRPDLFRMWAVWAVLKGIKLPDWKQIEPTPERRIKGKFDELSQIRKFREAVPDWIDELCEKALGEKLWTEELAKLNQPAEVILRTNTLRTNKEELRKALLDENIVAEPIRGYASALKLVERANVFVTQAFKNGMFEVQDASSQLVAEFLDVEPGQRVIDTCAGAGGKSLHLAALMENKGQLISMDIYGSKLKELKRRARRNGAHNIEVREIDSTKVYKKLYGSADRVLIDAPCTGLGVLRRNPDSKWKMKPEFLDKIVKTQHEIIRNYSKIVKPGGKMVYATCSILPQENSHQVQSFLKSEEGKDFTLVKDKKIYASKSGYDGFYMALLEKSI, encoded by the coding sequence ATGAAATTACACAGAAATTTGGTGTTTGCCGTAATAGACGCCTTAAACCTCATCTTCAACGAAAACGAATATGCCGATAAGGTGGTTCAAAAAGTACTACGATACGATAAGCGATGGGGCTCTAGAGACCGAGGTTTTATTGCCGAGACCACTTATGAAATGGTACGCTACAAACGTTTATATACTGAAATAGCAGAGGTTAAAGCTCCTTTTAGCAGACCAGATCTTTTTCGTATGTGGGCTGTTTGGGCTGTTTTAAAAGGTATTAAATTACCAGATTGGAAACAGATAGAACCTACACCTGAAAGAAGAATTAAAGGAAAATTCGACGAGCTTTCTCAAATTAGAAAATTTAGAGAAGCTGTGCCGGATTGGATTGATGAGTTATGCGAAAAAGCTTTGGGTGAAAAATTATGGACCGAAGAGCTAGCCAAACTAAATCAGCCTGCAGAAGTAATCTTGCGTACCAATACTTTAAGAACAAACAAAGAAGAATTGCGCAAAGCATTATTGGACGAAAATATTGTTGCCGAACCAATTAGAGGATATGCCTCTGCCCTAAAATTGGTTGAAAGAGCAAATGTTTTTGTTACCCAAGCTTTTAAAAACGGAATGTTTGAAGTACAAGATGCTTCATCACAACTGGTTGCCGAATTCTTAGATGTGGAACCCGGGCAACGTGTAATAGATACGTGTGCCGGTGCCGGTGGAAAATCACTGCACTTAGCTGCATTAATGGAAAACAAAGGGCAATTGATTTCTATGGATATTTACGGCAGTAAATTGAAAGAACTTAAAAGACGTGCCAGACGTAATGGCGCACACAATATTGAAGTTCGCGAAATAGATTCTACAAAGGTATACAAGAAACTTTATGGTAGCGCCGATAGAGTACTTATTGATGCACCCTGCACCGGACTTGGAGTACTAAGAAGAAATCCGGATTCTAAATGGAAAATGAAGCCTGAATTTCTTGATAAAATTGTAAAAACCCAGCACGAAATCATTAGAAACTATAGCAAAATAGTGAAACCTGGCGGAAAAATGGTTTACGCTACTTGTTCTATTCTTCCTCAAGAAAACAGCCACCAAGTGCAGTCTTTCTTGAAGTCTGAAGAAGGAAAAGATTTTACCCTGGTAAAAGATAAAAAGATATATGCTTCTAAAAGCGGCTATGACGGCTTTTATATGGCCTTGCTAGAAAAAAGCATTTAA